The Montipora capricornis isolate CH-2021 chromosome 3, ASM3666992v2, whole genome shotgun sequence genome includes the window gcattttttttctgacaatttatatttaaatgtaaattggccacatttttgtttcttttactgttctttcaacactttctccatttttcattggcccAGATCCACACAGTATTCTAGCCAGCCAACTAAACGACATCATTAGTCCAGAAAGTGGAGGAAGATCAAAAACACACTGAAGACAAAGACATCAAAGGGAACTAAGTCTTGTTTAGTTTTTGAGCTTATCTTcttagggaaaaaaaaaacaacaataggaAACTCTAATGACAGCAGAGGAATTTCACCATGATCATCCAatgtcttttatttattttaactattAATCGTTGTATCAAACATATGTGTTGGAGTGCTAAATGAAGCAACAACAACTTACATGGTCTGATGGAGGCTGTATTTGCAAGGCATGTCTTAATTGTAAAACTTTCAATTTATTCAAAGTGTTAAGTGtatatttcagtttttttgtgttctttttaaAAGGTTCAAGAACTAATAGAAAAATCCAATGAACCAAAGGTGTGcttcttctctcttttttatgttataatttttgttttttagaatCTGTCAATGCAAGGTCTTGGTAGTAGAAAGTGATTTTGCCAGTTTCTGATTTTATGTACGAGAAAGACACAATCATTTGATAGTAATgcaaattttttcctttcagctTTTAGAATTAAAGGATATAAAGTGGCATTTCATAGGTCACTTACAGAGTAACAAATGCAACAACCTTGCTGGTAAGGATGTCTGTTTAATAAGGTCTGACAGGGTGCATTGTAAGGTAGAAGTTAAAATCggaattttatttcttatgTCATTGCGGTTGTTAGGTGCATGAGTGTACCTCCACTTGATCAGCCAATTGCATGGTAAACTGTATGTACCAGTAACATAAAATTTTATGCAAGTTAGtataaataatgataaaaataaagtGCTGGTAGAAGAGTACTCAGTGGTACCACAAAAGCTTAAACACAAAGACGAACTATAAAAGGCACGGTGCCTTAGGTACATGCAAATGAtttgttaaaattaataatcatcCATGGATGCAACTGAGctttgtgataatttgtgcaatgaAAAAGCCCCTTTAATATGGCAATGTGTCCATAATCTGTCATTAAAATGTTgcttattattaattatttttttaaaatccctTTCCCTTTTTCTcacgctagaaatatcttttagggcttccgtctctgtgttgctgtttgttgatcaccatcttggataattaatcagttgtgcttcaatgaattcaaacaaaagcaCAGCATGAAGCCAGCCCTTTTATAGTGTCTTCGTGTTTTAGGAGCAACTGACAACAACAAACTACCTGATAAAATTGCATGAACCCTTTTTTGTTAAGTTTACAGTGTTCCAGAGTCTAAGAGGCAGGGTACACACAGGAAGGCTAAAGGAGTCTTGCTGTGGTCATTACCACATTATGTCTCGACACCATTTTGTCAGTTCTTTAATTTTGTCACGACAGGCTTTTTAACCCAGACAACAGGAGATAGGAAAGCATTTTCCTTTTCTGTGATGATATCACAAAGTACACCAAGGGTTTTCTTCCTGGCAAGCCTATTTTTGATGCAGTCAAATGTAATTTAACTGAGTTAACAACTAGGAGCACAAGTTTTACCTTTGCGGTCAGCGGTTTGTTTGATATGTGCATGTGCCAGGATTCTTCGTGTTCTCAGTCCATATAGTGCGTTGTAGCAGTTTTGTTGGCGTTTTAGTTAGCGTTTTCTGAGCGTGGGGACTCCTTGGAGGCTGTCTCCCCTCGCTTGTCCCTCCCTTTCTTTCCACTGTTTTATCAGTGTGAAGGGTGCCTGTTTTTCTCCTTctgcgtgggggctcatggctgggttgcttGGATTTGCCAGCCGTTGGCCAGGAGCAGTCTCCATCtaggagctggctgccaatagtggcacccaacctccactttGCGAGGCAGTTGTTAAATAGCATTTAAGAACTTGGACACAGAGGAGGgttatttcatttttaattataaGCATTTTGCAAAGGAAGTGCAAACCAAAGGATCTTTTAAGTTTTTAAGTTAAGAGACAAAATTAAAGTCTTAAAAAAGTGTTGGATCTGacctaaaaaaaagtttttaaaaaacttaATTTTCGGCAACGTTCTGTTAGCCTTCATAACTCATGAGAGTAAAATGACGAGATGAATAATTAAAAGAGCTTAAGGCATGTTTTGATCCCTTAAGGGGCACAATAAAAGGCAAATGGGCCTTAGGGAGAGGCTGGTGTTCATTTACAGCATTGGTATTTAGCACGGAATGCCAAGATTCTAAGAATAAACGTTTCTGTTGGTTGCTAACACCACGCTCTAATAATTCTACGTAGTTGGCATGGATATAGTCAAGAACAACGCATTGTCAGTGATCAGAAAGCCAATGGATATCCGGCAAAATTCATCAAGATGGCATgcaaagagaaagagagagaaacaaGATCAGAAGTGGCACAACAGCTTTCGCCTCAATCCCGTATGTTAAAGGAGTCTCTGAAAGAATCCTGGCCCAAGAGAATGTTAGGACCGCTTTTCGTCCGATCAAAACACTTGGTGATGTGTTCAAGAAACCTAAAGAGTGCCCAAGCGAGAGTCAAGTGACTGGACTTGTGTACAAAGTCAGGTGTAGATCGTGTCCATTTCTATACATTGGTGATAGCAAAAGATCTTGGAATTCTCGAGGGGCAGAACACAAGCCTGGCACAAGAGGAAACAATGAAACAGCAATTTAACAGCACGCGCAAGCTACTGGACATGATATCCATGCCAACTATgtagaattacatgtattagAGCGTGGTGTTAGCAACTGACTGAAAAGTTTATTCTTAGAATCTTGGCATTTTGCACTAAATACCAATGCTGTAAATGAACGCCAGCCTCTCCCGAAGGCCTATTTGCCCTTTAGTGTGTCCGGTAGGGATCAAAACATGCCTTaaaaaagctcttttaattATTCATCTCGCAAACAAAATGTTgctgaaaatttagtttttaaactttttttaggTCAGATCCAACacttttaaaagattttaatcATGAACACTGACCAAGCAAAACGAATCGCACACCAAGCGCAACAACGCTGCCGTTAATGTTGTGGGCACAGCACAGACACCCAGAAATCCAGGAATCTGTGCATCTCAAATGAACATGATTAGAATGACTGCCTTGCAACCTCGGCAGCAACCAGCATTTAGAGAAGTTGTAACGCAACGTTCTGCAAGTCAGTCTGCAGTCTGTTTTGTCTTAACTATTGTAGGTGTGCCTAACTTGTTTATGGTAGAGACTGTGGACAGCGTCAAGCTTGCAAATACACTGAACTCCTCATGGGGCAAGCAGAACAAACCAGACCCTCTTAATGTTATGGTACAAGTCAACACTAGCCAAGAAGAAAGTGAGTAACACTCATCCTGAGCGAGCTCTGTCTTAAATGTGACTCTTAGTGAAGGATCAAGCACCAAGCAAATTGCCTGACCTCTGgctgtatttttgttttcatggtCTCATTTTCCCAGAAGCCCTTCAAACTAATGCAGTTGGGTTAATAGACCAACTTAGCTTTGTACCCAATTCTAATCTCTGGGggttgtattgtatttgcattttaaTGTAGTACCAGTAGGTATTCACATTTAAATGTGATATGAAAATACCTGGAATGAAACTGTTTTATTCCCAGATGGAATACAAAGGGTACAATATTGAGTTTGCTAATTTGGTCTATGACAACATGCTGGCAGAGATAGATGACAACACTGTAAACTCCATGCACAGCTCTTTGGGAACAGTGTGTGGGTCCTTTTTCACCCCACAGAGCAGTACAAGCAGGATCTGGAATTCTCTACCTACCTACATTAGAGACAATTCTCTTTCACTCGCTTcgtttaaaaacaaacttatTGAATATTATACAAATGCTCTCTTGAACATTTACAACCCGGACAATcctaaaacatggaaatctgtttgTCCTAAATGTAATATGGCCCGACCCCTTGTCAAAGATGTAACTTGCTGTTTTTAACTATTAAgcttaatatttttgtaattcagTATTTATTTTTGGGACCACAGTAATTGGTTATGCTGTTTAGGCCTCCCTGCCcctagcctgcttgcaggcggtagttgttgtgtcgccacgaaacactatcagacgccatattggaagagcgtgggataggtctgggccccgTGACAAAACAACGGGGTGGGGAGTGGGAAGAGCGGAGAgaagtttttctctctcctctccGCCCCCCTCACTTGCTCGCTTTGTCGAccctcaacccggcccagacctagccgcgcgaatccaagatggtgacctcattacgaattctggtttttcgaccatccaaccgcctgcgtgcaggctaCCCTGCCCCACATTTGTTGGGACGAAgttaagtaaaataaaataaaatatgtttgtGAGATGGGACCTATGCTTTATAGCTCCTCcaagaagacttaaaagtctaaccattaGTAAATGCAGATGACACTTTACAAAGGCAGGCACACGTTCTTGTTATGTAAGACCGTGGGTGATGATCCAACCATCTTGTCTTGTCTGCCCTTGTaatcaaaaaaatttaaatcaaTAAGTATTGGTGTAACTAacattaatatattatttttttggacCTATCACTGCGACTGTGGTTTTTTCCAAATACCGTAGTTATTCTTGGAAAAGAATTGCAGTCGCTGAGGATTCGATATTTTGCATTATGCGAATGAGGTACAATGTACCTCACATCAGCTTTAAGCACTATAGTTTCTTGTCATTTATGTCCGGTGTGCTCAAGCTGGACTCCTCTTTGACGGGAAGCTATTTCTGGTCCAGAGTTGAGGAGAAATCTCTATAATATTGATTAGTCTCCATAATATTTTGATGTCTGGTGTTTATTGGCAGACAAGGGTGGCTGCTCTAGGAATCAGTGTGTGGAACTAGTCAAGCACATCAACTCTAATTGCCCTAACTTGAAATTCAAAGGACTCATGACCATTGGTGAAATAAATTATGACTGGAGTCAGGGGGATAATCCTGATTTTGTGGTAAGttgaacatttttcattttattcataTGGTGGCTGCAAATTGCGAATTTGCAAATTGTACGTACCGTAGGAAAATGTAACAGACCGTTTTTCGAGGACTTAAATCGAACTTATTCCAAGTAATATTATTCTGATCAAATGCAGCAAGTGCATACGTCTCGATGAACCATTTAAAATAAGTTTCCGATCGTTTCGCCCATAAGTCCTTTGCCCTCCAAGACGATTCGCCCACAGTGAAGATTCGCACGTAAAAGCCAAATGCAGATGTGTTGAAATAACTGAAGCGATATCAATGAAATAACCGAATGACCCAAATAAAAGGCAGGATAAACGCTTGCGGCCTTGTTTATTTGCGTAGTAATTCAATCGAACTTGTTAAGCAACAGTTCAAAGCAATTACGTAAAACGAGATCCAAAGTAAAATCCGGGCAACAGAAATGAGGATCCTGCGGTTAATTCATGGCGTGACAACGAGAGAGACAGGTGAAGAAACGAGAATGTCACACAATCTCTGTCCTTTAAATCCCCACTAACAGTCATCAAAAAGATGGCTTGGCCAGTATTGAGAATGCCTGACACAAGAGGCAAGAGAGTATTACAACTGGAAGCTAAAGGAGAAAAAATTGTTGGAGGACTAAATCACGCAGACTACCCAAAGGGAGAAGAAAGATTTCGAATATTGAACGCCCGGCTTTCTTACAGGCGCCAGGGTGACAGCAGTGCGATTATGACTAAAGCGTACAATAGTATTGACCGATTTAGGGGTTGGCTtgactgcagaataccctgccacctcgaAGCCGTACCCCTGAAAAGGTTGGATACGAGGTTGGAAAGCCTATAGTGAGattggatacgcggatacggaGTCGTTTTCCTGGTTCccagtatttttcctttctgaagggcaaaacaaaaagagcgaaggaGATTGATGAAAATTTATTTCTCCTTAAAGTACGATGCTCGAGCGAAACAGAATTATGTATATTAATTAAAGCGCGatgatcgagtgaaaaacaATGATGTATTCTAAAGCGCGATCAATCTCCCTATTGATacgtatttctcgttcttaaagagCCATGATCGAGTGAAAACAACTGTGTCTCGTTAAACGCGATCaatcagtgattaggcctaagcactcatttaaaattttagctttcattttacggttcggtgaactacactttttacgagatcgtgtgaagagtATAGCACTCCTTTACTGATTATGCCTAAGCgcttctttcagtgattaggcctaagcactcttctaaaattttagctttcactttacggtttggttaactacgcGTTTTACGAGATCAGAATATACTTAGATGATTACCTGGGGAAGGGTGGtcttttcgactgcgtatccgcgtatccacttcaaaGTATACTTAGGACATCActaggggaggggtggtctgTCGACTGCgcatccgcgtatccacttcagaATATTCTTAGAAGATTACtcggggaggggtggtattttccactgcgtatcctaATATCCAGCCTCTTTAGAgctgcagcttcaaaatggcagagTATTCTGCAGTTACGGGTCAAAAAGCAAGTATTTCTGTGTTCGTTCGGGCGCAACGTTTGAGAACGAGAATTATCGAGTATTTAAGTTTTGCGTTGTGTTCGTTCGGGTGCAAACTCTTTTAGAACGCACAATCGTAACAATTTGAGAATCGTATAACCGGAACAATGGGAAAATCGGAGAATAAAAATGGGTATAATCGGAAGAACAATCGGAAGAATTGTTCGTGAAAAGAGAATCTAAAGAATCGgagaatcggaagaatcgtaTGTCAAAACTGATATTTGCTATTCTCCGATTTAGCCATAACCGTACCCTTCTGAAGAAGGCAAGAATGAAAGCCTGGGAAAATCCGTCCGCGTGCAAGTTGCCATTGGTTGGTTTAACTTTtacttctcattggttgatgtTGCATGGGCTTTGATTGCTAAACCATGCTTGTGGTTTTCTCCTAGACCTTGGTGCAGTGCCGTAAAGACGTTTGCGAAAGGCTTAATCTAAAGGTGGAagatgttgaattgagtatggGAATGTCGAGCGACTTCGAAAATGCGGTAAGAACGTACCATCGTCGATCATTGATGCAAGTGCATTGTACAGTGACATAATCCGTGATTAGTGAATGTGTTTAGAGAAAGTAGTAAGGGTTtcgaagagagagagagagactccCAATTCGGCTTCATATAGGATGTGTGATTTCACTTGACATAACAGTTCTTATTCAAAGGGTTCTTTGATCTCGTCGAAAAACGGTCCAGATCACGTTAGCGAACGCtaataattttcaaaggaatgaGGATTGGGAGTACCGTGTTTTCGGAGGCGTTCACGGCTCGCAAGCAGCAGGCACGCTTGGTCTCAAGAAATTTGAACAGATTTGAAAGTATGGCGCTGTCACATAATGTTGCAAATACATTCCACAATGAAATTGCTTGTAACGGCAGCACCACACGACCTATAGCTTTTAGTCTCGTTAATTGGCATAAGTAAGTTAAGTAACAGCAGTAGAATAGAATGACGTAGGATTGTTATAAACtccttaggcccgttttaaatgTCGCACTTTaaatgtgccgaatctaatacaaatgagaaaaatctattgttttcgcttatttgcattagattcggcacatgtaaaatgcgacgtttaaaacgggccttagaaGAATATTTCGCGCTATTACATACAACAAGTTGGAAGGAGAAATTCAACTTTACATAAGATTGTAAATTTATGCGTAGGTAATGCATTGCTTGTCGATGGATATTATCTTCGCGTTTGAGAATCTCGCAATGAAACATGGGTAAAATGCGGTGCTcaatagcctgcgaacgcagacgtatttccggtggTCGTTTCTCTCCTCCGAATAgtaacgaccgccggaaatacgtctccGTTCGCAGGCTAGTGCTTTTAAgcactagcctgcgaacgcagacgatTAAAATGCGAACGCGGACTGATTAAAATCagtcactgaaaaactatgaccccattaatcactcactgaataACTACGTCcccattaatcactcactgaaaaaccccCATTAAATGTCTCCAAATGATACCGCAACAAACAAGCGCTCAGTTCAATTCCCAAATAATGCGGAAGTTAGGGTAAAGTATACTTTcgtttcttgaaaaaaatattcacaATTTCCTCACCATACCGCTCAAAAATGTATATTTCTTCGGTAGATTTTAATGGGAAGTACCAACGTGCGAGTTGGCAGTACCATATTTGGTGCGAGACAACCTAAACGACCAACAGACGAGAAGAAATCCCAACAAAGTACCTAGGAAACAATGACATTAGACGTAACTATCGAACAACTCCAAAGGGAACAGAGACGATCAGTTTGAAAGGAAACTTCATGCTCAACCAGATGAGTACGTATGTTGTACTGTGAAGGAAGTATTTGAACTTCGATTACCGAACTTTCAAGTGGGGATTATCTGTAGAAGACCTTGAGTTTTATGGGGTTGACCCATATGCAGCAAGCCTGTGGACGGACCTGACGATGATGGTCTATCATCCGTCGAATTGATGATGTTGATGTAAAGAATGAAGACTACTTCCTTGCTATTTTAACCTCTAGCATCTCAGTTGCCATCGAAGCTTTTGTATATTCAAATAGTTAAGGAATTTATTTGTATGTAGAGAGTCTTTCTATTTTGACAGTATAATGGATACCTCAatgattttaatgtttttttgttttttgttttttttttgtgaaggcTTCAGAGGGTTTTACTTAAGGTCACTTGCTGTACCAAGGCTACTTGAATCCAGGAGCCCACGAATGGGAACCTCCCTACGCACAATATCCTTGAGTCGACCTTTGCGCTtattattctatttttagaactaacccttcagcGGGAGACTttcatttacatcaatttacgtcaatttgcatacattgtttttgctgtttttgccTTTGTTTGACAAActctttattctgattggctattctaaacagtgcgtgcagagccgaagaactcgtagcgttctaaaaatagaaagataggcgcaaaggttgactcaaagggcttgtatgggagaaGCAAGCTCCCATTCATGGGCTCGTGTGGAATCTATGTCCAGgaggagtcagggtggcttagtggtcggtcctcccaccactgcgagccgggctgagtttcagtcgatctcaaccttacttgagggtttttctccgggtactccggttttcctccctcatcaaatgcgactcacagctaattaacgtccagctgtggtgctgtgctcggacatcaaacatggaccgTACAGTGGCGGCCAGAGGCGCCTTCGTATGCggctttcagcccgatatcgTGAGTTGCGCCCTTTCGCAATTTAGTCCCCAATACTGCAAgaaaagggtgattagcactgccagttgttgttattgttataattAGATGCgcacggatttcaataagcgtcacaaagtgtccccttgctcttctcctcaacttcaacatcactcgtgtctcggaatacagacagtttacgtcacaaagtgtcccccaaattctGCTCCCAGCTCAAGTAAAGGATAGACAGATGCATTTTTCCTAAGCTAAAACTAACGTGAATTTTTACCCTTACCTTGTTGTTGGAAAATaagtagcaaaggcttagaccgTGTTGAATGTCAAAATTGTGCATggatctaattaggtgcatttcaTAAGTTCTTGAATCACGGCAGATTAAAAGGactatagagcggttttcaattgaatgtcgaaagtaattagcgaattgctttggttttgcatttacttcactcagtgattggttgaaagttctcgcgctattttttcaaccaatcagaagcgaaaccaaaaccaatcgtggtttgcgcgtgcacattttcccgcgctttgtgtcggctacgcgtAATTACTTGgagtcttgattggtttactggattgtctccgtcctttttgattggccaaagttacTGCGCACcggtgactcagttggttgagcatcgggctgccatgcgggaggtcgtgagttcgactctggccggaccCAACAATTAATTACAGCCGCAAATGGTTaaaactttcaagtcttctcggataagggctataaaccgtaggcctcgtctcacaacccttcagtgttcacaacccagtgggacgtaaaagaacccacacactattcgtaaagagtagggcatggagctcccggtgttgtggtcaggcctcgtttcattcattcatgtgctgggtgagatcgataatggactgatagcggctgccagcggcgcctgtatatgctgatgtccgatctcacccatagatcacttgcttgtaaagcgcatttgaatatgttaatagaaaatgtgctatataaattcattaccattaccattactttggttttggttttacgactctcgattgaaactcgctctaaaggTACACACTGCCATTCACTTGACAAAAGTTGGTGCTCTAGTATAATTTGTCAGTAAAATGTTGTAtgcaaaatttcaaaacaattcaCCATGGAatgttaaagaagaaaaaaaaaaaaacagattaaTCCTGTTTTGGGGTCCTACTCAAGCTGCCGTTAGGTTAAGTCACGATACCTTCATAAACAATAATGAACGTTTATTATCAACTTTATCGATGAAATTAGGTAGTAATCCGTGAACTttaacaatagaccattttacagttgtggctaagttaccaggcctagcaatggaagcgaggctgccggtgaccctgttttgatacaaaccttcatgcttttgtaatgttaatatggactaattagcgttacaacaacacaatttacatgataaaagcagtgaggtctgtatcaacgcaaggtcaccggcagcctcgcagccattcataggcttggtcgctgagcaaacaactgtaaaatggcctattgcaaaAATGTGTAAGAAGTgcaataataatgtaataatattgGTTTGCTCTCGAATGCTGTCCATGTGTAAGAAGGATAAATGTTATAAGCCGCCTTTAGTCATTGTACTAATTAAGCACAGCTCGAGAATTTGGGCCAAGTGATCAATACATCATGAGTACATATTCAGTTCAACCATGTGGCTCTCATTCTCGGTACTTAATTTaaagaggctcgaaagggtttttcgttgctatagtgtttgtgaaacgatgaaagataccaaaaaaggatatttcatagtgtaggcaaagtacaaatatctttgcaactctattgttgggtaatactttaagggcacttatggcgtcatatcggttaccatggcaacatgccCGGttcacaaaaaggccctctaaatttcagtttttgaaaattatgtgaaaaactaagtcg containing:
- the LOC138043536 gene encoding pyridoxal phosphate homeostasis protein-like, which encodes MRRFSIISMDGIGIAVRSVISRVNDVTAKRSNELPSILPRLVAVSKLKPSECILEAYQHGQRNFGENYVQELIEKSNEPKLLELKDIKWHFIGHLQSNKCNNLAGVPNLFMVETVDSVKLANTLNSSWGKQNKPDPLNVMVQVNTSQEENKGGCSRNQCVELVKHINSNCPNLKFKGLMTIGEINYDWSQGDNPDFVTLVQCRKDVCERLNLKVEDVELSMGMSSDFENAILMGSTNVRVGSTIFGARQPKRPTDEKKSQQST